One Halovivax ruber XH-70 genomic region harbors:
- a CDS encoding DUF7288 family protein, whose protein sequence is MDKQLNPFDDRAQAFTLEGLVSAIIVLTAVLFALQAVVITPTTGGAVDRATMGQQEQEIRDTLIVAGEKGNLSGLVRHWDPDSGEWRDANAPGPGAYNSTQFASLSDFGTILDEQVVNASGKSYNVDFIAHDLNPGDEDDNPSAEESIVRMGGGASDSVVTASYTVLVHEDQYFTNSTDDGFEETGTTVDEENNYPFHPQDSSEYVLVEVRVTVW, encoded by the coding sequence ATGGATAAACAACTGAACCCTTTCGATGATCGAGCACAGGCATTCACACTCGAAGGGCTCGTAAGTGCCATCATCGTCCTGACCGCTGTCCTGTTCGCACTTCAGGCGGTCGTCATCACACCGACAACTGGGGGCGCCGTCGACCGTGCCACGATGGGACAGCAAGAACAAGAGATCAGAGACACCCTGATCGTCGCTGGCGAGAAGGGAAACCTCTCCGGTCTGGTCCGACACTGGGATCCTGATTCGGGCGAGTGGAGAGATGCAAACGCTCCGGGACCCGGTGCGTACAATAGTACACAGTTCGCCTCACTGAGCGATTTCGGAACGATACTCGACGAGCAAGTCGTCAATGCTAGTGGGAAGTCGTACAACGTGGACTTCATCGCTCACGATCTAAATCCAGGTGACGAGGATGACAACCCATCTGCCGAAGAATCAATCGTTAGAATGGGTGGTGGTGCCAGTGATTCGGTCGTGACGGCAAGTTACACCGTTCTCGTTCACGAAGACCAATACTTCACAAACAGTACTGACGATGGATTCGAGGAGACTGGAACGACCGTCGACGAAGAGAACAACTATCCATTCCACCCGCAGGACTCATCTGAATACGTCCTCGTGGAGGTGCGTGTGACAGTATGGTAA
- a CDS encoding DUF7287 family protein: MHNGHLTDTADDHPSTSNASGRDRGQTVQDFAVGIGIFLLAIAFVFSFVPSIITPFEDAGGAETAQADRIAATIVENASTGTTNELDLTAFNSTYKDKTSEELSDALGLRITDSNTAITHVNITLTDIDSDNPESDITGGDPYDDQIGSSATRIVTTDQSKCETACKLTVRVW, encoded by the coding sequence ATGCACAACGGCCATCTCACAGACACCGCCGACGATCATCCCTCGACCAGCAACGCGTCGGGTCGTGACCGCGGCCAGACCGTCCAGGACTTCGCCGTCGGCATCGGGATCTTCCTGCTCGCCATCGCGTTCGTCTTCTCGTTCGTCCCCTCGATCATCACGCCGTTCGAAGACGCTGGGGGCGCCGAAACCGCCCAGGCGGATCGGATCGCCGCCACGATCGTGGAAAACGCGTCGACGGGGACGACGAACGAACTCGATTTAACGGCCTTCAACAGCACATACAAAGATAAGACAAGCGAAGAGCTATCTGATGCTCTTGGGCTTAGAATAACTGATTCGAATACCGCCATAACTCACGTCAACATAACACTGACCGACATTGACTCCGATAATCCGGAGTCCGATATAACAGGTGGGGATCCCTACGACGACCAAATCGGTTCTAGCGCGACACGGATCGTGACGACAGATCAGTCCAAATGTGAGACGGCTTGTAAACTCACCGTGAGGGTGTGGTGA
- a CDS encoding type II secretion system F family protein, whose translation MSVEGSTASDGKFGDSDMLGDTFYPVYAKLFSEDSQFASDVETKLAQGRMTDTVEMYLSRAIGIGFISGLFLWILGLLVGWGLFGTGIITVDTIIGVPVPNEQVLSVWETIKIPTLIVVCGIVFGSLGFLLGFGSLVAVPYSRASARKREINMLLTDAVSFMYALSVGGLNQLEILQAMAEADDTYGEVSKEFQNVVNETEYFDTDYRTAIRNQAIETPSDELSQFLTDMLSIVNSGGDMESFLQDKKEKHMRTAKQQQELTLETLELFGEMYMTLSLFPLLLIIILVIMQMMPNSSASPNMIFVAVYGLIPLTGVGFIILVSTVKHDEVGDGYLSPDGGHQRLEATQNKGLLDLGLIEQFTGTHSVFDRIKNREGTYETLGVLKEPHFFFREHPLMTLTLTVPMVLVTITAAMVNGLVPTSWGGLVDDPVWGTFMYVYMPVYVILVPLAIFYEWNLRSRNGVVATLSEDLRKLSSANDTGLTLLESLQSVSSTTSGTLAREFEEMHTKVNYGMNLKEAMIEFNNKYHIPRLARSVKLITKAQEASNQISSVLRTAARASENHDDIERDRKSRTRMQVVIIIMTFMTMLAVIAILQTQFLNTMADLGSQSNVDSGSMQGAGGSGMSQMNLTDNINVDQMGLLFFHAITLHAILSGFISGYIRDANLMSGLKYVVGLSTIALVAWAFVS comes from the coding sequence ATGAGCGTCGAGGGCTCGACCGCTTCCGACGGGAAGTTCGGGGACTCCGATATGCTCGGAGACACCTTCTATCCAGTGTACGCGAAGCTCTTCAGCGAGGATAGCCAGTTCGCCTCGGACGTCGAGACGAAACTCGCGCAGGGCCGGATGACCGACACCGTCGAGATGTACCTCTCGCGAGCGATCGGTATCGGGTTTATCAGCGGGCTCTTCCTGTGGATCCTGGGTCTCCTGGTTGGCTGGGGGCTGTTCGGAACGGGGATCATCACCGTCGACACGATCATCGGCGTGCCCGTGCCGAACGAGCAGGTGCTGTCGGTGTGGGAGACGATAAAAATCCCGACGTTGATCGTGGTCTGTGGGATCGTGTTCGGTTCACTCGGATTCCTCCTCGGGTTCGGCTCCCTTGTCGCCGTCCCCTACTCCCGGGCATCGGCACGAAAACGCGAGATCAACATGCTCCTGACCGACGCCGTGTCGTTCATGTACGCGCTGTCGGTCGGTGGGCTGAACCAGCTCGAGATTCTCCAGGCGATGGCAGAGGCGGACGATACGTACGGGGAGGTCTCGAAGGAGTTCCAGAACGTCGTCAACGAGACAGAGTACTTCGATACGGATTACCGGACAGCGATCCGTAATCAGGCGATCGAAACGCCGAGTGACGAGCTCTCGCAGTTTTTGACAGACATGCTCTCGATCGTCAACAGCGGCGGGGACATGGAGAGCTTCCTGCAGGACAAGAAAGAAAAGCACATGCGGACGGCCAAGCAGCAACAGGAACTCACCCTCGAAACCCTCGAGTTGTTCGGTGAGATGTACATGACGCTCTCACTGTTCCCGTTGCTGTTGATCATCATCCTCGTGATCATGCAGATGATGCCGAACTCGAGTGCGTCGCCGAACATGATCTTCGTCGCCGTCTACGGTCTCATCCCCCTCACGGGCGTCGGGTTCATTATCCTGGTCTCGACGGTCAAACACGACGAGGTCGGTGATGGCTATCTCAGCCCCGACGGCGGGCATCAACGTCTCGAAGCGACCCAGAACAAGGGATTGCTCGATCTCGGACTGATCGAACAGTTTACTGGAACGCACAGTGTCTTCGATCGTATCAAAAACCGGGAGGGAACGTACGAAACGCTCGGCGTGTTGAAAGAGCCACATTTCTTCTTCCGAGAGCACCCGCTGATGACCCTCACGTTGACAGTGCCGATGGTGCTGGTGACCATCACCGCTGCGATGGTCAACGGACTCGTCCCGACGTCCTGGGGTGGACTCGTCGACGACCCCGTCTGGGGGACGTTCATGTACGTCTACATGCCCGTGTACGTCATCCTCGTACCACTGGCCATCTTCTACGAATGGAATCTCCGGTCCCGTAACGGGGTCGTCGCGACGCTTTCGGAAGACCTGCGAAAGCTATCGAGTGCGAACGACACCGGCCTCACGTTGTTGGAGTCCCTGCAATCAGTTTCCTCCACTACCAGTGGGACTCTCGCTCGCGAATTCGAGGAGATGCACACGAAGGTCAACTACGGGATGAATCTGAAGGAGGCGATGATCGAGTTCAACAACAAGTACCACATTCCCCGTCTGGCTCGATCGGTCAAGTTGATTACGAAGGCCCAGGAAGCGTCGAACCAGATTTCGAGCGTTCTCAGAACTGCCGCTCGGGCGAGCGAGAATCACGACGACATCGAACGGGATCGAAAATCCCGAACCCGAATGCAGGTCGTGATCATCATCATGACGTTCATGACGATGCTCGCGGTCATCGCGATCTTGCAGACGCAATTCCTGAACACGATGGCCGATCTGGGATCCCAAAGCAACGTCGACTCCGGCTCGATGCAGGGAGCCGGCGGGAGCGGCATGTCACAGATGAACCTGACCGATAACATAAACGTCGATCAGATGGGGCTGTTGTTCTTCCACGCCATCACGCTGCACGCCATCCTCTCGGGATTCATCAGCGGCTATATCCGCGATGCAAACCTCATGAGCGGTCTAAAGTACGTCGTCGGGCTCTCGACGATTGCACTCGTCGCCTGGGCATTCGTCTCGTAA